In Pithys albifrons albifrons isolate INPA30051 chromosome 6, PitAlb_v1, whole genome shotgun sequence, a single genomic region encodes these proteins:
- the CHP1 gene encoding calcineurin B homologous protein 1 isoform X1, translated as MQKFEVFRILVLVFCVCIAYLEIEQAAQSDCREVVLGGIEQVDQSYVKNESCRGDKKSGVSHSQITRLYSRFTSLDKGENGTLSREDFQRIPELAINPLGDRIINAFFPEGEDQVNFRGFMRTLAHFRPIEDNEKSKDQNGPEPLNSRSNKLHFAFRLYDLDKDDKISRDELLQVLRMMVGVNISDEQLGSIADRTIQEADQDGDSAISFAEFVKVLEKVDVEQKMSIRFLH; from the exons ATGCAAAAGTTTGAAGTCTTTAGAATACTGGtacttgttttctgtgtgtgtattgCTTATCTTGAAATTGAGCAAGCTGCCCAGTCTGATTGCAGAGAAGTTGTCTTAGGTGGAATTGAGCAAGTTGACCAATCCTATGTGAAGAATGAAAGTTGCCGAGGAGACAAGAAAAGTGGgg tctccCACAGTCAAATTACCCGCTTGTACAGTCGCTTCACTAGCCTggacaaaggagaaaatggCACTCTTAG CCGTGAAGACTTCCAGCGGATTCCAGAGCTTGCCATCAATCCACTCGGAGACAGAATCATCAATGCCTTCTTTCCAGAAGG AGAGGATCAGGTGAATTTCCGTGGATTCATGAGGACACTGGCACACTTCCGACCCATAGAAGATAATGAGAAGAGCAAAGACCAGAATGGACCAGAACCACTCAACAGCCGAAGTAACAAGCTCCACT tTGCTTTTCGATTATATGATCTAGATAAAGATGACAAGATTTCCAGGGATGAGCTTCTTCAG GTATTACGGATGATGGTTGgtgtaaatatttcagatgaGCAGCTGGGCAGCATTGCTGACAGGACAATCCAGGAAGCTGATCAAGATGGAGATAGCGCCATCTCCTTTGCAGAGTTTGTAAAG GTTTTGGAGAAGGTGGATGTAGAGCAGAAAATGAGCATTCGATTTCTTCACTGA
- the CHP1 gene encoding calcineurin B homologous protein 1 isoform X2, producing MGSRASTLLRDEEIEEIKKETGFSHSQITRLYSRFTSLDKGENGTLSREDFQRIPELAINPLGDRIINAFFPEGEDQVNFRGFMRTLAHFRPIEDNEKSKDQNGPEPLNSRSNKLHFAFRLYDLDKDDKISRDELLQVLRMMVGVNISDEQLGSIADRTIQEADQDGDSAISFAEFVKVLEKVDVEQKMSIRFLH from the exons ATGGGTTCCCGAGCGTCTACACTGCTGCGGGACGAGGAGATCGAGGAGATCAAGAAGGAGACGGGCT tctccCACAGTCAAATTACCCGCTTGTACAGTCGCTTCACTAGCCTggacaaaggagaaaatggCACTCTTAG CCGTGAAGACTTCCAGCGGATTCCAGAGCTTGCCATCAATCCACTCGGAGACAGAATCATCAATGCCTTCTTTCCAGAAGG AGAGGATCAGGTGAATTTCCGTGGATTCATGAGGACACTGGCACACTTCCGACCCATAGAAGATAATGAGAAGAGCAAAGACCAGAATGGACCAGAACCACTCAACAGCCGAAGTAACAAGCTCCACT tTGCTTTTCGATTATATGATCTAGATAAAGATGACAAGATTTCCAGGGATGAGCTTCTTCAG GTATTACGGATGATGGTTGgtgtaaatatttcagatgaGCAGCTGGGCAGCATTGCTGACAGGACAATCCAGGAAGCTGATCAAGATGGAGATAGCGCCATCTCCTTTGCAGAGTTTGTAAAG GTTTTGGAGAAGGTGGATGTAGAGCAGAAAATGAGCATTCGATTTCTTCACTGA